The following proteins are encoded in a genomic region of Actinomadura sp. NAK00032:
- a CDS encoding DUF3151 domain-containing protein, with protein MARMTQNLLGGPPPTELPDNTEARTALENGVDPFEVAARHPDYPGAWAELADRAFANGSVIDSYAFARTGYHRGLDQLRRAGWKGQGPVPWEHEANRGFLRALHALGRAAAAIGEEDEAERCKAFLRDSSPTAADTLNGS; from the coding sequence ATGGCCCGCATGACCCAGAACCTGCTCGGCGGCCCTCCTCCGACCGAACTCCCGGACAACACCGAAGCCCGGACGGCCTTGGAGAACGGCGTCGACCCGTTCGAAGTCGCCGCGCGCCACCCGGACTACCCGGGCGCGTGGGCCGAGCTGGCCGACCGTGCCTTCGCCAACGGCTCCGTCATCGACTCCTACGCCTTCGCCCGCACCGGCTACCACCGCGGCCTCGACCAGCTGCGCCGGGCCGGCTGGAAGGGCCAGGGGCCCGTCCCGTGGGAGCACGAGGCCAACCGCGGCTTCCTGCGCGCCCTGCACGCGCTCGGCCGCGCCGCCGCCGCCATCGGCGAGGAGGACGAGGCCGAGCGCTGCAAGGCGTTCCTGCGCGACAGCAGCCCCACGGCCGCCGATACCCTCAACGGCTCCTGA
- a CDS encoding GNAT family N-acetyltransferase, translating to MKKLEVRGIGDVRIRPYGITDGPRVRRMSDRLSAASLYTRFFSGTPRIPDYYVGMLDRLDHWDREAMVGLDGEDIAGIAEYVRDSARPWRADIAVLVTDPWQHCGLGSTLVGYLAQLAARRGITEFDADVILTNRQGLRFVHRGWPAARSVLDGGAAHFTLPVLGP from the coding sequence ATGAAGAAACTCGAAGTGCGCGGCATCGGGGACGTGCGCATCCGGCCGTACGGGATCACCGACGGGCCGCGCGTGCGGCGGATGTCGGACCGGCTCTCGGCCGCCAGCCTCTACACGCGCTTCTTCTCCGGCACGCCCCGCATCCCCGACTACTACGTGGGCATGCTCGACCGGCTCGACCACTGGGACCGCGAGGCCATGGTCGGCCTGGACGGCGAGGACATCGCGGGCATCGCCGAGTACGTCCGCGACTCCGCGCGGCCCTGGCGGGCGGACATCGCCGTCCTCGTCACCGATCCCTGGCAGCACTGCGGGCTCGGCAGCACCCTGGTCGGCTACCTCGCCCAGCTCGCCGCGCGGCGCGGCATCACCGAGTTCGACGCGGACGTGATCCTGACGAACCGGCAGGGGCTCCGGTTCGTCCACCGCGGATGGCCGGCCGCCCGCTCCGTCCTGGACGGCGGCGCGGCCCACTTCACCCTGCCGGTCCTCGGCCCGTGA
- a CDS encoding helix-turn-helix domain-containing protein → MALPRTYESQNCSIARSLEVVGDRWTMLVIRSAFQGVRRFDDFQDVLGVARNVLTDRLNRLCDEGIMRRVPYQQRPERFEYRLTRKGVELWPAVMTLMMWGDRHYAPDGPPLIIGHRGCAGALAPDFTCDSCGAHLGPSDVDPRPGPTA, encoded by the coding sequence GTGGCGCTACCCCGTACGTATGAGTCGCAGAACTGTTCTATCGCTCGGTCGCTGGAAGTGGTCGGCGATCGGTGGACGATGCTGGTGATTCGCAGCGCCTTTCAGGGCGTGCGGCGCTTCGACGACTTCCAGGACGTGCTCGGTGTGGCGCGCAACGTGCTCACCGACCGGCTGAACCGGCTGTGCGACGAGGGCATCATGCGCCGCGTCCCGTACCAGCAGCGGCCGGAGCGGTTCGAGTACCGACTCACCCGCAAGGGCGTGGAACTGTGGCCGGCGGTCATGACCCTGATGATGTGGGGCGACCGCCACTACGCGCCGGACGGGCCGCCGCTGATCATCGGCCATCGCGGCTGCGCGGGCGCGCTGGCGCCGGACTTCACGTGCGACTCCTGCGGCGCGCACCTCGGCCCGTCCGATGTGGATCCCCGGCCCGGTCCGACAGCTTGA
- the fbaA gene encoding class II fructose-bisphosphate aldolase, which translates to MPIATPEVYAEMLDRAKQDGFAFPAINVTSSQTLNAALRGFAEAESDGIVQVSTGGAEYLSGSTVKDMVTGATALAEYARVVAAKYPVNIALHTDHCPKDKLDGFMRPLIKISQERVARGEEPLFQSHMWDGSAVELHENLQIAAELLEQCAKARIIMEMEIGVVGGEEDGVANEINEKLYTTPGDALATAEAVGVGDKGRYILAATFGNVHGVYKPGSVKLRPEVLKEIQDAVGAKYGKDKPFDLVFHGGSGSSLEEIREAVSYGVIKMNIDTDTQYAFTRPVAEHMFRNYDGVLKVDGEVGNKKQYDPRSWGKAAETAMAARIVEAAENLQSAGKKL; encoded by the coding sequence ATGCCCATCGCAACGCCCGAGGTCTACGCGGAGATGCTCGACCGTGCGAAGCAGGACGGCTTCGCCTTCCCCGCGATCAACGTGACGTCCAGCCAGACGCTGAACGCCGCGCTGCGCGGCTTCGCCGAGGCCGAGAGCGACGGGATCGTGCAGGTGTCCACCGGCGGAGCCGAGTACCTGTCCGGCTCCACGGTGAAGGACATGGTCACCGGCGCGACCGCGCTGGCCGAGTACGCCCGGGTCGTGGCCGCCAAGTACCCGGTGAACATCGCCCTGCACACCGACCACTGCCCGAAGGACAAGCTGGACGGCTTCATGCGTCCGCTGATCAAGATCTCCCAGGAGCGGGTGGCGCGCGGCGAGGAGCCGCTGTTCCAGTCGCACATGTGGGACGGGTCCGCCGTCGAGCTGCACGAGAACCTGCAGATCGCCGCCGAGCTGCTGGAGCAGTGCGCCAAGGCCCGGATCATCATGGAGATGGAGATCGGCGTCGTCGGCGGCGAGGAGGACGGCGTCGCCAACGAGATCAACGAGAAGCTCTACACGACGCCGGGCGACGCGCTCGCGACCGCCGAGGCCGTCGGCGTGGGCGACAAGGGCCGCTACATCCTCGCGGCGACGTTCGGCAACGTGCACGGCGTCTACAAGCCGGGCTCGGTCAAGCTGCGTCCCGAGGTGCTCAAGGAGATCCAGGACGCGGTCGGCGCCAAGTACGGCAAGGACAAGCCGTTCGACCTGGTCTTCCACGGCGGCTCCGGCTCGTCGCTGGAGGAGATCCGCGAGGCCGTCTCCTACGGCGTCATCAAGATGAACATCGACACCGACACGCAGTACGCGTTCACCCGTCCGGTCGCGGAGCACATGTTCCGCAACTACGACGGCGTGCTGAAGGTCGACGGCGAGGTCGGCAACAAGAAGCAGTACGACCCGCGCTCGTGGGGCAAGGCCGCCGAGACCGCCATGGCCGCCCGCATCGTCGAGGCCGCCGAGAACCTCCAGTCCGCCGGCAAGAAGCTGTAA
- a CDS encoding DedA family protein translates to MDLTTLPLNITEWLHPTAWLQLFGTFATIGVLAIIFAETGLLFGCILPGDSLLFTAGILTAVSTVNGQEFQPLSLPWLLIGGPIAAIAGAQLGHWLGARYGRKLFERPDSRIFKQEWVEKAEHYFNRFGPAKAVVLARFIPIVRTFLNPLAGMLGMDAKRFFIWNAIGGVLWTDALFLLGHFLGSEVPDIEKYILPGVAVILVLSVIPIIREVLKGRKADHGPNKNGPEESRPSLSGDSYR, encoded by the coding sequence GTGGATCTCACGACCCTTCCCCTGAACATCACAGAGTGGCTGCACCCCACCGCATGGTTGCAGCTCTTCGGCACCTTCGCGACGATCGGCGTGCTCGCCATCATCTTCGCGGAGACCGGACTGCTCTTCGGCTGCATCCTTCCGGGCGACTCGCTGCTCTTCACGGCGGGGATCCTCACGGCGGTCTCGACCGTCAACGGGCAGGAGTTCCAGCCGCTGTCGCTGCCCTGGCTGCTGATCGGCGGCCCGATCGCGGCGATCGCCGGCGCCCAGCTCGGCCACTGGCTCGGCGCCAGATACGGCCGCAAGCTGTTCGAGCGTCCCGACTCCCGCATCTTCAAGCAGGAGTGGGTCGAGAAGGCCGAGCACTACTTCAACCGGTTCGGTCCCGCGAAGGCGGTGGTGCTGGCGCGGTTCATCCCGATCGTCCGCACGTTCCTGAACCCGCTCGCCGGCATGCTTGGCATGGACGCCAAGCGGTTCTTCATCTGGAACGCCATCGGCGGCGTGCTCTGGACGGACGCCCTGTTCCTGCTCGGCCACTTCCTCGGTTCCGAGGTCCCCGACATCGAGAAGTACATCCTTCCCGGCGTCGCGGTGATCCTCGTCCTGTCGGTGATTCCGATCATCCGGGAGGTGCTGAAGGGGCGTAAAGCGGACCACGGTCCAAATAAGAATGGTCCCGAAGAGTCACGTCCGTCGCTCAGCGGTGACAGTTATCGCTAA
- a CDS encoding RodZ domain-containing protein, with translation MAALALLVVGGMALVNAITGEPDQTGPSTAASPTSGGKTTPSANEKATPASDVPLVISVTGQPTNVVVRVADTGGKVLTNTTLNTGDTLKYEQAPLQVVAGNGGSLKVVIYGEVQPRKTAGQRGQWFVKAKS, from the coding sequence GTGGCCGCCTTGGCCCTTCTCGTGGTCGGCGGCATGGCCCTGGTCAACGCGATCACGGGCGAACCCGATCAGACCGGGCCGTCGACGGCCGCCTCGCCAACGAGCGGCGGCAAGACGACTCCGAGCGCCAACGAGAAGGCGACGCCGGCGTCCGACGTACCCCTCGTGATCAGCGTGACCGGGCAGCCCACCAACGTCGTGGTCCGCGTCGCCGACACCGGCGGCAAGGTGCTGACCAACACCACGCTCAACACGGGGGACACCCTCAAGTACGAGCAGGCGCCCCTTCAGGTCGTCGCCGGCAACGGCGGCTCCCTGAAGGTCGTCATCTACGGCGAGGTGCAGCCGCGCAAGACCGCCGGCCAGCGCGGCCAGTGGTTCGTCAAGGCCAAGAGCTGA